From Nilaparvata lugens isolate BPH chromosome 7, ASM1435652v1, whole genome shotgun sequence, one genomic window encodes:
- the LOC111059551 gene encoding uncharacterized protein LOC111059551 yields MTCAYGSRYLNLGEQKPFDLRLFVNVSIGDLRYEALLDTGAKETRINSQVVQDLEMKGLIHYLPQSHVTVMPNGMVGREESKVVTYGVMNECELRLIALVTDCLEYDLILGMPFLVEHKVIIHNHTRTVMWEPNTVEIPAQYSWLICGTVNQTPKEVNIQPRTSSQLSINSGMRSPTSSISTNRSPTPKVYYQRTTPGQRRRAGKPRIRVICENGKKAWKTVDRSKPASFK; encoded by the coding sequence ATGACTTGCGCGTACGGCAGCAGATATCTCAATCTGGGTGAGCAGAAGCCTTTTGATTTACGACTATTTGTAAACGTATCCATAGGAGACTTGCGCTACGAAGCATTATTAGATACTGGTGCCAAGGAAACCCGAATAAATTCGCAAGTTGTTCAAGATCTCGAAATGAAAGGCTTAATACATTATTTGCCTCAATCACATGTCACCGTCATGCCGAACGGAATGGTGGGGAGAGAAGAATCTAAGGTTGTGACATATGGAGTTATGAATGAGTGTGAGTTACGACTTATAGCATTGGTCACGGATTGTCTGGAGTATGATTTGATTTTGGGGATGCCGTTTTTGGTGGAACATAAGGTGATTATCCATAACCACACTCGTACCGTTATGTGGGAACCGAATACTGTTGAAATACCTGCACAATACTCATGGTTAATATGCGGAACCGTCAATCAAACCCCAAAGGAAGTCAACATTCAGCCCAGAACTTCCTCACAGCTTAGCATCAATTCCGGGATGAGGTCACCAACTAGCTCAATTTCCACCAATCGGTCGCCGACACCAAAAGTGTACTATCAAAGGACTACGCCCGGTCAGAGGAGACGCGCTGGGAAACCAAGGATCAGAGTTATATGCGAAAACGGCAAAAAAGCGTGGAAAACGGTGGATCGTTCCAAACCAGCATCTTTCAAATAA